In Chaetodon trifascialis isolate fChaTrf1 chromosome 6, fChaTrf1.hap1, whole genome shotgun sequence, one DNA window encodes the following:
- the LOC139332678 gene encoding ubiquilin-1-like yields the protein MSGSVKHKPRARGDRQRSEMIHVAVKSPTESLDFTVRGGCTVGQLKWDLAERQGVPAERLVLIHSGRVLRESELLSHLNAQDGSVSLCMIQRPQHSSAAPTSDPAPEKVRSQLTVVLNPDPDNFTPSPTSPLCLVEGLDSLGLTNSGPGFFPSLQHQMESQLLADPEMMRRVLSSPFVQSTLSSSSPQLARQLILSNPQIQQLLQTNPEVDDMLNNADVITQVLELARNPDMIEEVMHNEDRALNNLQPGQGNPETVTGDSDGFQRTDTKSLNLSQIQTGVPPVVTTSSENQHPAEREGEQTPPLSSHSTDPLRGLTAPSRADPNPQSAMTAGMQSLLEEITASPGLMESLLSGPYVSSLLNCLGQNPDLAAQMLLSHPLFSGHPQLQQQIRQQIPLFLQQMQSPELLSAMLNPRAMEALLQIQQALQILAAEAPALIPTVGLGTTGASADAASEQGSDSVLNNQSRSGPGVAMVTEQQQQKFVQQMLQALANSDYGVHSEEFQEELEQLSSMGFRDRQANLQALISTGGDVTTAVHLLSL from the exons ATGTCAGGCTCGGTGAAACACAAACCGAGAGCACGGGGTGATCGTCAGAGGTCCGAAATGATCCACGTTGCCGTCAAAAGTCCCACGGAGAGCCTAGACTTCACCGTCAGAGGAGGCTGCACCGTCGGACAG CTGAAATGGGATCTAGCAGAGCGTCAGGGAGTCCCGGCTGAGCGGCTGGTGCTGATCCACTCCGGCCGAGTCCTCAGAGAATCAGAACTCCTGAGTCACCTTAACGCACAAGATGGCTCAGTCAGCCTCTGCATGATCCAAAG GCCTCAGCATTCGTCTGCTGCACCCACCAGTGATCCAGCTCCAGAAAAGGTCCGGTCACAGCTCACGGTCGTCCTCAATCCCGACCCTGATAACTTCACCCCATCTCCCACTTCTCCCCTCTGCCTGG TGGAAGGTCTGGACAGTCTTGGCCTAACAAACAGCGGCCCCGGCTTCTTCCCATCACTCCAGCACCAGATGGAgagccagctgctggctgacCCGGAGATGATGCGCCGTGTCCTGAGCAGCCCCTTCGTGCAGAGCaccctgtcctcctccagccctcagCTAGCCAGACAGCTCATTCTGTCTAATCCCCAAattcagcagctcctgcagacaAACCCAGAGGTGGATGATATGCTTAACAACGCAGATGTCATCACACAG GTGCTGGAGCTCGCTAGGAACCCTGACATGATAGAGGAAGTGATGCACAATGAAGACAGAGCATTAAACAATTTGCAGCCGGGGCAGGGAAATCCTGAAACCGTCACTGGAGATTCTGATGGCTTTCAAAGGACTGACACAAAAAGTCTCAACCTATCACAG aTCCAGACAGGAGTACCACCAGTCGTGACTACATCATCTGAGAATCAACACCCGGCTGAGAGAGAAGGCGAGCAGACTCCACCACTCTCCAGTCACTCCACGGATCCTCTCAGAGGACTGACCGCTCCGTCCCGAGCTGATCCAAACCCTCAGAGCGCCATGACTGCAG gCATGCAGTCGCTGCTGGAGGAGATCACAGCCAGTCCAGGACTGATGGAGAGCCTGCTGTCTGGGCCGTACGTCAGCAGTCTCCTGAACTGCCTCGGCCAGAACCCTGACCTGGCTGCACAG aTGCTGCTGAGCCACCCTTTGTTCTCAGGACatcctcagctgcagcagcagataagACAGCAGATCCCTCTTTTCCTGCAACAG ATGCAGAgtccagagctgctgtcagccatGTTGAATCCCAGAGCCATGGAGGCTCTGCTGCAGATCCAACAGGCCCTACAGATTCTAGCTGCAGAGGCTCCAGCACTGATACCCAC GGTTGGACTTGGGACCACTGGAGCCAGTGCTGATGCTGCCAGTGAGCAAGGATCTGACTCCGTCCTTAACAACCAATCAAGAAGTGGTCCTGGGGTTGCTAtggtgacagagcagcagcagcagaagtttgTACAGCAGATGCTACAGGCACTGGCTAACAGTGATTATGGG GTCCACAGTGAGGAgttccaggaggagctggagcagctgagCTCAATGggcttcagagacagacaggcaaaccTTCAGGCCCTCATCAGCACAGGAGGAGACGTCACCACTGCAGTACATCTGCTCagtctctga
- the LOC139332557 gene encoding probable gluconokinase encodes MIYIIMGVSGSGKSTLGAFLSEKLGWPLHEGDGFHPQENIEKMAHGEPLTDQDRLPWLLKLHEVIERERCSGSDALVACSALRRLYRQILLYGTKALASSTGPGQDVLPPASPDVFFLFLHGDYDLLHQRMVARRGHYMKADLLRSQFDVLEPPLDEENVLSLDIRRSIPDMATEVERHVISLKSSP; translated from the exons ATGATCTACATCATAATGGGAGTCTCAGGCTCTGGAAA AAGCACTTTAGGAGCCTTCCTATCAGAAAAG CTGGGCTGGCCGCTGCATGAAGGGGATGGCTTCCACCCACAGGAGAACATTGAGAAGATGGCTCATGGTGAACCACTCACAGACCAG GACAGATTGCCTTGGCTTCTCAAACTACATGAAGTCATCGAGAG AGAAAGGTGTTCAGGCTCCGACGCTCTCGTGGCGTGCTCCGCCCTGAGGCGTCTGTACAGGCAGATCCTGCTCTATGGCACCAAAGCCCTCGCTTCCTCTACCGGTCCAGGCCAAGATGTCCTGCCTCCCGCCTCTCCTGatgtcttctttctcttcctacACGGTGACTACGATCTCCTTCACCAGAGGATGGTGGCCCGGAGGGGACATTACATGAAAGCAGACCTGCTGCGCTCCCAGTTTGATGTGTTAGAGCCTCCGTTGGACGAGGAGAACGTGTTGTCGCTGGACATCAGGAGGAGCATCCCTGATATGGCCACGGAGGTCGAGAGGCACGTCATCAGCCTCAAGTCGTCACCATAA